AATATAGTGAAAGAATTTAAGGAATTACGACATACATAATAATTATCGGGTCTGAAAAACTACCAAGACGATAATGTGAACGTCTGAATTAGCTCAGCAACAAAACGGCTTTCTTGTTTGTCAGCTATGATACGTCAGTAATGTTGACCATTATGATATACAAATAGACATACCTGTACCATCGAAGGTTTCATCATACGCTGTACACACAGGATTACATTCCCTGATGACCTCAGTGACATGTTCATCCACATAACTCACCTTTGTCTACAGGTATAGGAAATTTTAAGAAGATTAACATGAACACTCACTATTGTACTCTGTAGTTTGCCCGCCATGAGCGTGCCTTTCTATTAATGCAAAAATAATATGAAAGTACGTATACGTAAATACAAAcatgaacatacatacatacatacatacatacatacatacactacatacatacatacatacatacatacatacatacatacggagtCTCCCACATATACACATGCACAAatttcacacacatacataaatttCGAAAAGTCTGTCAACTTACAGAACATTTACTACAGATTGATTGCACAGATTCAACAAAAGTGGCGCTGTTTGGCTCAAGACAGCTGTTATCGTGTGGATATGTACACACATAGCATCGATTGGCTTGATCAGAATTGTGTAACCTGAAACACAGAGACGACAGGAAAAGGCCGCGTATTCAGCTTTGCGAAGGAGAAAAAGGCACAGTAGAAAATCTATTGCATCTGTTTGAAAACGTATTAAGTGAAAGTTTAAAACATGGCCTTCACAAAGAGGAGGGGCCGTGTTTGAAACATCAAGTTAGTTCAACTTCTATTTCGGCGAGTCCATTTGGAAAGCGAGAAAAAACTTGATTGCATTTCTGTGAAAAAATAGAATTCTCAAAGATAAAGGTATTGGGCGTTTAAAGGTCAGTATGATTAAGTCTTTAAAATTCATCATGATGTGACAATGCAAGTAATCTTGCTTTCCTGTTAATGAAATTCCAAAGCGTTTTCGATATGGATTGGTGCAGTCTCTGTCGTTGTCAAGAATGTATTTTGAAATCACACATTGGGCTATTTGAAGTGCGTGATACTGCAGTCTTTCTTTTTGATCTTTCTCAAATACCACACATTGAAATAAATTACTGTGTCGCAG
This is a stretch of genomic DNA from Ptychodera flava strain L36383 unplaced genomic scaffold, AS_Pfla_20210202 Scaffold_51__1_contigs__length_905262_pilon, whole genome shotgun sequence. It encodes these proteins:
- the LOC139128392 gene encoding glycosylphosphatidylinositol-anchored high density lipoprotein-binding protein 1-like; its protein translation is MFQTRPLLFVKAMLHNSDQANRCYVCTYPHDNSCLEPNSATFVESVQSICSKCSTKVSYVDEHVTEVIRECNPVCTAYDETFDGTGTVTSCCDSILCNADKYQGSAGHVIASVIVMATSAVSSILMTNP